A region from the Planctomycetota bacterium genome encodes:
- a CDS encoding DUF721 domain-containing protein, producing the protein MTHDIQPSASRPPDLSAIAHRATAEARRAKAEAETLGSILARWIKRSGLAHAGDRERITRAWEEILGPEAVHTCLDGIRKGTATFVVDSSTLLSELNNFRRQELLEGLQARVKAPFISDLKFRLEKRA; encoded by the coding sequence ATGACCCACGACATCCAACCGAGCGCCAGCCGACCGCCCGACTTGTCCGCCATAGCCCATCGGGCGACGGCGGAAGCCCGCAGGGCGAAGGCGGAGGCCGAGACCCTCGGCTCCATCCTCGCCCGGTGGATCAAACGGTCCGGCCTCGCCCACGCCGGCGACCGCGAAAGGATCACGCGCGCCTGGGAAGAAATCCTCGGTCCCGAGGCCGTTCACACCTGCCTCGACGGGATCCGTAAAGGCACCGCCACCTTCGTCGTCGATTCGAGCACGCTCCTGTCGGAACTGAACAACTTCCGCCGGCAGGAACTTCTCGAAGGCCTCCAGGCCCGCGTCAAGGCCCCCTTCATCTCCGACCTGAAGTTCCGCCTCGAAAAAAGGGCGTAA
- the dnaN gene encoding DNA polymerase III subunit beta, whose protein sequence is MKTVCDRAALTHGIQVASGVVPHRSPKPALACVKIEARKDGITLLATDLEVGIRFGLAKMEVQEPGDVLLPAERLGAILRELEAETITLAGADQAAEITAPGSRFKMLGDNPADFPNIPEFPDSGAFTVKPDDLLAMIHRVIFATARENTRYALNGVLWEVEDANLSLVATDGRRLALARGKCKDGPKKTVQAIVPSKAMQLIERCLADVSDKKTDVRVALSEKDILVTSPSADGGTWVVYSRLVEGHFPKYDDVIPKECDKKVTLATAAFLGGVRKAALLTNEESRGIHLKFAGDEVVLTSKAPEMGEAEIHLPAAYGGETLEMAFDPNFLVDALKAMDSEEFVFAFKGPAKPGVMTEGRSFTYVVMPISVV, encoded by the coding sequence ATGAAAACCGTTTGCGACCGGGCCGCATTGACTCACGGAATCCAAGTTGCCTCGGGCGTCGTTCCGCACCGCAGTCCGAAACCGGCCCTCGCCTGCGTCAAAATCGAGGCCCGAAAGGACGGAATCACCCTTCTCGCCACCGACCTGGAGGTCGGCATCCGCTTCGGCCTCGCCAAAATGGAAGTTCAGGAACCGGGCGATGTCCTTCTGCCCGCCGAACGCCTCGGGGCGATCCTCAGGGAACTCGAAGCCGAAACCATCACCCTCGCCGGCGCCGACCAGGCCGCCGAAATCACCGCCCCCGGTTCACGATTCAAAATGCTCGGCGACAACCCGGCCGACTTCCCCAACATCCCCGAGTTCCCCGACTCCGGAGCCTTCACCGTCAAACCCGACGACCTCCTCGCGATGATCCATCGCGTCATCTTCGCCACCGCGCGCGAAAACACCCGCTACGCCCTCAACGGCGTCCTCTGGGAAGTCGAAGACGCGAACCTCTCGCTCGTCGCGACCGACGGCCGGCGCCTCGCCCTCGCCCGAGGCAAATGCAAGGACGGGCCGAAGAAAACCGTCCAGGCCATCGTCCCCTCCAAGGCCATGCAACTCATCGAGAGGTGCCTCGCCGACGTCTCCGACAAAAAAACCGACGTCCGCGTCGCGCTCAGCGAAAAGGACATTCTCGTCACGTCGCCTTCCGCCGACGGCGGAACCTGGGTCGTCTACTCCCGCCTCGTCGAAGGCCACTTCCCCAAGTACGACGACGTCATCCCGAAAGAGTGCGACAAGAAGGTCACCCTCGCCACCGCCGCCTTCCTCGGCGGCGTCCGCAAGGCCGCGCTCCTGACGAACGAGGAATCCCGCGGCATCCACCTGAAGTTCGCCGGCGACGAGGTCGTCCTGACGAGCAAGGCCCCCGAGATGGGCGAGGCCGAGATACACCTCCCCGCCGCCTACGGCGGCGAAACCCTCGAAATGGCCTTCGACCCCAACTTCCTCGTTGACGCCCTCAAGGCCATGGACTCCGAGGAATTCGTCTTCGCCTTCAAAGGGCCCGCGAAGCCCGGCGTGATGACCGAAGGACGTTCCTTCACCTACGTCGTCATGCCCATCAGCGTCGTGTGA